Within the Phaseolus vulgaris cultivar G19833 chromosome 9, P. vulgaris v2.0, whole genome shotgun sequence genome, the region AAGACATACAAGAAAGATAATTAGTAATCCAATCAATGAATTCATTAAAAAATCTTGATTAAGAGTGAATGATGCGGAGGATGACAGCGGAGAGAGGACGATGAAAGCGTGGGATGTGGTGGTTCAGGGGAAGGGTGTTGGATGCGGGCTGGTTTGCTATCTATTAAAGACGTGTCGAGTTGGGTCGGGACCTGGTAATGGAATGGGAGTTTGTTTGACCCACTTTTGCTTAGTGAAAGTGAAGGACTTGATGGAAAGGGTGCAGTCGCAGCTGAAGAATTGTTGGCTTTTGCAGAGTCAGTGGAAGTGATGAAATTCAATGAAAGTGTACATTTGTTTCTTCATGAATAAGTTTTTGTTGTCACGGTTGATGAAATTCTTATAGCCAACTTCCACTGTGGATCTGACCcttatattttaatacttaAGACATTCTCTTCATTAATTTCTATTCTTCATAGCTTACATTTTTTGACAACTATACTTATATAATTTGTTGCAGTTGTACAGtttattaaacattattattttatacaagGAAACATTAGAGATGGTTTAAACTAAattagatttttaatttttttatataaactaaTGTTCTAAGACTTTACTTTATATCTAATATCCTAAATAAAAATCCTAAGAAATGATACATTGATACATAATCAGCAACTGTGcatctttttaaaataagagAAATAACAAATGTGATACATAATATACATGTGCACAGTGAGGAGCCATGTGAACCTTAATAAAATCATTAGGAGGTTGACACCATAATTAATTTAACAATCACTATCATCATTCATCACAGTTCATAAATAATTCATCATGAATTAATAAGATAATTAAGTTAAAGTATGTTTTGTGTGATTGAATCTGAAGTTAGTGGAATGATTAAATGACCCAAGTGGGTGGATAAAATAAGATCGAGTAATAAAAGAGAAGTCCTtcattaattgtgataaaatgaagaacaaataataataataatggtgTAAAACCTAGAAACAAGGGAGGGCAGCCCTAATAATGAAGGGAATAAGAAGAAGTATTTGACAGGTTGATGAAAAATTCCCTAAAAGGGAGTATTGAGTCTGTACAGATCCACAGTGGATGTTGGCTATAAGAATTGCATCAACCGTGGCAACAAAAACTTATTCATGAAGAAACAAATGTACAGCTTCATTGAATTTCATCACTTCCACTGACTCTGCAAAAGCCAACAATTCTTCAGCTGCGACTGCACCCTTTCCCTCAAGTCCTTCACTTTTACTAAGCAAAAGTGGGTCGAACAAACTCCCATTCCATTACCAGGTCCCGACCCGACCCGACACGTCTTTAATAGATAGCAAACCGGCCCGCATCCAACACCCTTCCCCTGAACCACCACCCCCCACGCCCTCGTCGTCCTCTCTCCGCTGCCCTCCTCCGCATCATCGCCCTCCAACTCCTCCACGAATATCACCCCCTCCGGCATCGGCGACTCGCCCTTCTCCCATCTTTCCTTCACCGCCGGCCAGTCCTCCACCAACACCCTCTTCTCCGTCGTCGTGGCCGCCGCTCCTAATTTCGGGTAAACCTGCACCAGCAGAGGCGCTTCTCTCAAATTCTTCACAATATCCACCACTGACTCCTTCATCCACCTGTCCAGCCTCTCATGTCCCTCAACGGCGTCGTTCGCTCCTGCCTTCCGCTTCCCGGGCAGTTCCACACTCGTCACACTCGCCCGTTCCGTCGCCATCTCCGCCGAGATCCTCCCCGCCTTCGCCGTCGACCGCGCGATCGCAACGGAGCACGGGGGTTGGATGGCCAAACCGCTCCGGCTCCTGATTCCGAAGTTTGCTGCGATGCGGCTGTTTCCGGCGCAAGCAATTCCCTTAGACGACGCCATCAGCGAAGATGGCCGGAGAAGGAAGCAAGCGTGGAAAAAAACGAAAAAAAGCGAAAGCGGTTCTTGGTTTAGGTTACGTTTGTGTAAAGATTCAAGATCTTgaagaatttgaaaaggaaaagatgatTTAATAAGAAGCAAAACCCACGATAGGATAATGGATGTTAAGTGACGCGTTCAAAATCAATGGCCGATAAACACTTTTCATACTCCAATTCTGACTCGGATTTCTCTTTTTTATAACCCATTCACCAACCACTGTTATTTCCTAGCTTTGGGAACGTTGTCTCTGTTCCTCTGCGGTCCTATCCATTGTCTTATACCATACTACTGCCCATTCTTTCTTTATTTCTCATCATTTTCTTAAACCATATTCATTGTACGCTGATTAACCTAGGGTGCAGGGAATACCGTGGTCCGCGCTGTACTTCAATAGAAGTTTGATTGGCACGAGGTTGGGTTGCATGGGAACGTGGCTTAACGGTTTCCTCCACGAGGCTCACACGCGACGCCTGTGGAGTGGAATCTCCATACTCTTTCGAATTCTGAGTACCACACGTTTTGATTACTTTAGAGTGATTTGGGTTGGAATGAACGGTGAAGATGGAATTTGGGAAAAGGAGTAATAAAGAACGAGTGTGGGAGATTGTGCGTGTGGGAGAATCGCACGAGATGGCACGCGAAAAGTGCATGGATTGCGAACGCTGGCATTCGCTTTGCTCAAAGCTTGGCTAATAGAGTGCAAAGTGGATGCCACGTCGGATCTTGATCTCCACGTCACCCTCTCGCGCATTTTTAAAACGAGAAAAACACACGCGCGCCATTATTGTTTGCGTGCTCTTTTAATTCCTTCTGATGTGAGACTACACAATCATTAATTACAAAACTTTAAGAATTTTGTTAATCTAACAGTTAATGTAACCGTGTATTAGCAATAACTGCAATAAACAAGTATTTCCAACTTTAAGAATAATTAACAGCTAATCAAATAAACTGATAAGGAACCAGCTAGATATGTTAAGATAGATGATAAACAATATAGTTTAAATTGATTTCATACTGAAAATCTCTTTATTATCTATCATCTCTTAACTTAGTTTCAAATTTAGTGTCCTATATGCTATTTTTAAATATGGAACGGTATTTAAAGAAAAGTGTTAAAAGCTTGTTTatgatttgtttttaatttaatttccatATATtgttatgaaattatttttatattatcaataaattaaaaatcatcttaaacatgaattttaaaataaataatagaaaaagtCAAAAAATTTATGATACGTGATAGTTTATAACTATATAATAGAATTAACATATTTTGAAGAACTATTTGTGAATTTTAACTGAATTGCtctgattttgaaattttttaaataccCAATTGCATCTTTTATGATTTGATAAGAAATTCTTCTAATTGTGGAAGTTGTTGGTGATTTTATGATTtgctaatttaaaaaaaaaattatatatgtatgacgaataaattaaaaaaatgcatgCAAGGATTTATTCTTTTGTATGTTACAAATAAAAGtgtgaaataaattaaaatagatacataaaattaataaaaatttaagatttaatttatttaagtgtTTAATTATGGCATTGTTAGCTTTGTGTTTAAATAAAGAGTGTGACAATcgaaaagaaaatataagtgAGAAATGAAAGTCACACCCTTGGGTATAGAATTGGAGAGTATGATGGCCTTAAATATGGGCTGGAACAGGGTTTAGAGTTTTTAAACAAAAAGTAGTAGGATAGTTTATTACTTAGTAAACCAAGGGGTGTGACTAGAAGCTTTAGAATTCAGGCTTTCTAAAGAAGATAATTGAGTCTTATATTCTCATCTTTTTCGTCCGAATACCATGATCTTGATCTTATCCTTCTCCACTccaacaataatatatatatatatatatatatatattttttttttttttactaaattggACAACAACACTTTTTGTTTCTTACGTTGATATAAAGCTCTTTCCAAGAAGTACACAATGTCAAGTGATATATCTTCTCTCAATGGGACAACTAACAGAGTCTACATCACCATATCATAAGACTTTAGTATTTgctttattttcataaaagtCTTACATATTTGAAAATGCATATCACAACATTTCAATGATCAATGTGAAGGTTATGCATAAATTGACTCAAGACTTTCACTAGTCAACACTTGTTTTCCTACCAATCTTACcaatctcttatatttatatttataggtttaatttttttttatcttggtCTCTCATTGATTATCAATGGGTCTGCAATTTGTTAGGTCTATGAGGAAAAAAACAATAAGGGAGAattgaattgtgtttttatCAAAGTTATAGACTTTTTACAAacatcatcaaataaaaaactatttacaCGATAGTTTAGTTCATCAAGTGATCAGACTGTAAGTCTTTCgtctaatatattttttcagacGCATCTCAACTTAAAACCTTAGACAAAACACTTcaataaaaatgatttcaatatGTGTATTCACAATAACTTTCCCTTCCTCGTTTAGTACATATGATAATAACATATGATGTAAAGAGAAtagggaagagagaaatgcacataacaatttatattggttcatctGTCGCAAGAGATTACATCCATATCTCAATCAACAAATTGAGTTCTACTACGTAGACTAATGCTATAAAGTACAAGTATTCTTTGGGTTTGTAGTCACTCTTGACAAAACCCTTAAATATTGTTTGGACTCATCGTCTCTCCTGGTTAACTCCCTTTAGTATTCTTGACATAAGTGATCTTGgcttaattgagtattcttttgAATCTTAGTCAACCATGGCTAGACAAATATTCTTTACCAAGCCACTCCTGGATAAATGAGTATTATTTGGACATCTAGTTACTCTTGGCTACTCCCTTGAGTATTCTTTACCAAGCAACTCCTGACTACTCCCTTGAGTATTCTTTACCAAGCAACTCCTAGCTTAACGGGTATTTGCCAAATAGTCACTCCTAGTTGAGGTAGGAAGGTTAAGTATTTCCATGATCATCAGATCATAGGATTTGTCTACTAGAGAGAATTGTGTCTCATAACGAGTACAAGGTTCATGCTCTTTCTTCTAattctaataattttgtttgttcTCTAGGAAATGATTGCGTCTTACGATGAACATAATGATAAACATTATTTCCTATTTTTCTATATGAACACTCAAAGTGTTTTTCTTGAAGTTTTTCTAGATCGAAGGATTTGACAAAATCTTTGACTAAGCATTGagttctcttttttctttttcttataagCTTTGAGGAATGCTCAACATCTAAGAAGAATTTTGGAACAATGCAACCTCACTACCTATTTATTCTTCTTGATAAGATGCTTTTTATAGAAGCTAGAAAAAGATAGTCATTATAGAAGGCAATTTTTGGTCGTTGAGTAGCTTCCTCTTTTCAAGCATGTCCTTTCTGTGTCTGATAAGCTTAAATATGAACATTGCATTAAATTCACTCCATGCATATTTAAATAGTATACTACTTTACGCAATACCCTTGATTATTGACAATACTCATCTCCCTGAATAGCATAACCTTTTGCACCAATTCATTGTACAAGTGCACCCCGTACAAGGCAAACAACTGAGTTAGAGTTGAAATTCTCTATGTCAGAAAGTTGTTGAAGAATGCAACTTCAACTCTTCTCCAATAGATCATTTGATATTGACTTGTATTTGGACTTGAACTTATCTCTTTGGTAAGACGAAAACAATGAACATTTCTTGCAACAATAAAATATGTGTATAGATATTTGAGTAATAGGAGGTTAACTTAATTTAGGTGCTTATTATTAGATGTAAggaaataatttcaaaatatcgTCTGTTAAACAAAACATTTGTGTATTACATGATCTgctatttaaataaaacatttgtCTTACCGACGATACATGATCATGTTTTATGTTTTGTTGTATTTAAGCACCTAATCAAAATCATAGGTGTTAAATTCTTTTCCTAATAAGCTTTCCTCCaaagtattaaaaaaacatacttTCTTTGTGAAATGACAACACATTTGTCAACACCCAATATCGCTATggtacaataaaaataataaaaaataaaaaatgttaaaataaaaataaaaataataaaaaatataaatctttaaaattatttatttctttttattattttattaatttttatttgtattttcgtttttaaaaaaatataaaaaaaagagagagaaaaaacatgTTTTCTGCCCAGCTcaatttggttttaaaaaagaagagacatagagaaaaaaaaaagttggacTCAACCCAATTTCgtttagaaaaaaaagagaaggatTGTTTTTGCTATTAGGCACCCTTTTTTACATacacaataatttttatttttggaaagtaaaataataaacaataaatgcAAGTATaattttcatgttttatttCAGTTTCATGTTCCCTATGTAATTATCtattttatatgtataataACATTCACTTTtaatttcctttttaaaataatccactattatttatttattttccttttaaaagtaTGGACAAGCCGGAAGTGTTTCCTTCGTGTGGTGTTAAACATAAATTCTTACTAGTATGAAACACGTGTGGTGTTAAACATAAATTCTTACTAGTATGAAACACAGGTGCGAGagtattcacatttttttattttttcatttatatatatatatatatatatttatgtttaatattaaaatttgaataagtaatataaaataatatttatgtatattatgtttaatgttattattcacacacttgtattaataatataaatttgtagtacattataaataaaataatgtcattatcatcatcattatgtaaAATCATTATACTTTTGTATGAATTGGCTTAACCAATGCGAGtgattgataattttttttaagtgtttcaTTGTTTCCAAATTTTGTTTCTTACGAAAAAATGTCAATTATGAATAAATTGCAAAATACAcacacataataataataaattgaaaaatatcatttttacttttttaatctaaatttaaacaatttcactttactctttttttttacatgtttcttttatttctcctttttcaGATCCAACAATTAATCAATGTTTACAAATTTTGAACaaagatttaaaagaaaatacaaagactAAAAAATCACTcgttttaaaagaataattaataattttaaattctaaaaagtGAAAAAGGTGTGTACTCGCataatataatgataaataatatataatcataaaaagtGTAATAAATAAGTTGGGTAAAGTGAAGAAGAGTATGTGCATACCTAAGAAGAATGAAAGATTATTTTTGTTGGAAGCATgcaacttttttcttctttttcttatttcctACATCATTACACACAATTACACTTTTGAGGGAAAGGGTTCACTTCTTAAATCCAATGTGAATTCAGAAAGTTACATGTTTAATGACATTGTAGAGAGAGAGTCTTTGGATGACGTAAGTGGTTTTTCGGAaccattgaagaagaagaaagatagTGTTTGGTATGAAGCCAGAACCAATTGGGTTGGACTTACTAGACACCAtatttagtgagtgggcttaatcattgtgtcctttttataatttttatttaaagagatcattgtattTGTAATTGATGTGTAGCAGGacaaaatgaaaacctaatagttgcccgtgtggatgtaggttgcagttggcgatcgaaccacgttaaatcctgtgttgtttattttttgcagttgatttgtgattatttgtgttgcttccgcgtgcattttttcccatcaagtggCATCAAAGCTTGtcgtttacacactagagatccaATCAGCAAAAATTAATCGATTCTAGACGTGAAAATTGCGGCTGCATCggcgtcccaaagctagggttttaCAGAGGCGACAACGacgtcccaaagctagggttttgcAGGCGCAGTAGCGGCATCctaaagctagggtttcgcagggGCTGCAATAGCATTCCAAAGTTAGGGTTTTGCAGAGGCGACAACAATGTCctaaagctagggtttcgcatGGGTTGCAGCGGTGTCCCAAAGCAAGGGTTTCACGGCGTCCCAGGATTTGCAACAGTCCAAACCTGTGACTTGCGGCAGGCGCACGCAATAGAAGGTGCGACGTGCAGTGGTGTGGGTCGCGACATGAGTGGTGGTGGCTAGCGACGTTGTGCAGGTGGCTTGCTCGCAGTAGGGTCGTGTCCAGGTAGTGCGGCGGAGTGACGGAAGACGCAGGGTGCAATGCGATGGCAGTGATGGAAGACGCAGGGTGGCGTGTGCATTTTTCTGCTGGTGCAGCAGTGACCGTGCGGTGCTAGGCGCGAGGTGCAGCAGTGATAGGGTAGtccgatggattcacttttgagaagagTCGTGATCTCATTCTTGCCGAGGATGTCCGAAGAATGAGTTATGGagaattatctagtgaatcgctatatgtcATCAGAGATAAGACTAgggattgctcaagtgtaacatgttggaactgcaaggaggtggggcatttcaggaatcaatgcccaaatgataaacAAGTCAACATTGCAGAAGACTTCACGGAAGAGGACGTCTTAGTCTGTTGCGCGGATAATAGTGTGGATTCATGGGTCATGCTGGTGCTTCATTTCATGTTACCCACAACAGTGAAGCATTGTagaatctagttattggagactttggaaaggtaaaACTAGCAGACAACAAAACTCTTGATGTTACAGGCATGGGTTACATAGTGTTGAAGACGCCAGTCAGTTtctggactttgaaggatgtcagagttgttGCAAGCTTAAcgaaaagtttgatttctgttAGGCAGTTGGACGAACAGGGACATGATGTGAAGTTCGAAAATCAGCAGTGGAAGgtcgtcaagggaaatcttgtcatgacccttggaagaaaaagaagttcGCTGTATATGGTCGGATTAACCTCTAAGGGAGTGACCGTCccagttcagaagataaacaaagtccggtTCACAAAATCTCGTGGGCAaaagagggttgtctttacaagagagaaacccagAGCCACAGGTCAGATTCCGGATaaacgagcatggaaaggttcaggtagactAGTCAGAGGTACTTATGACAATGGGAGCACGTGTCATGTTTCAGTTGAGGTTCCTAGACGACAATGGGTTAGGAGAACCAATATTCCAGCTGTTGAAACATCTCCAgaaaatttattattgaatttggagagtgtttgttctcaAGCTATTCTAGGATCCAACAGTTCTTGTAAGTGTGAGTCGGTAGGAACATAGAACGGGTCAGTgactgacgtgttgaaactcagggGAGTTTTAACAAGTCTTCAAGATGATTAAGAAGGCTGGTGTCAACTAAAGGTGGAACAATGAAGTACATGTATACAGTCGAaacgcaggtgaacattgttccgtggcttcaagtgggagattgttgggtatgaagtcagaaccaattgggttgggctgactagacaccatgtttagtgagtaagcttaatcattgtgtccccttTATAATTTCTATTGAAAGAAATCATTGTATTGTAATTGGTGCGCAACAAGacagaatgaaaacctaatagttgctcgtgtggatgtaggttgtagttggcgaccgaaccacgttaaatcctatgttgtttattttctacagttgattcgtgattatgtgtgCTGCTTTCGCATGCGTTTTTTAACAGCAGGGAGAAAATGAGGTTTGAAGGAAAATGTTTGGTTGAGTAACTCACGGCTCCCTAACTacaattttgaattatgttaacaaaatattagtttttaaaaataaagaagaaaaacattttgaattatgtttacaattactccataattcataattcaaaatttaaaatttaaaattcataatttaaaattcaaaatttagattttaaaaataaagaagtcaAAAAATGACAAATATCTCATCCCGTCGTACAAAATAAATGTGCATCGTACAAAATAAATGGTATCttacaaataaattattattgtacaaaataaaatatgatcatTCTCCCATAATAAACCGGGAGAAAAATATGATAGAGAGAACTTCAATATAAAGTCttgcttttaaaaataaagataggGTTGACTCAATATACTCATGAGTTTGAGAAACACCGGATAGACAAAAAAAAGCGCTTACTTTTCTTGTTGAAATGAGgagatttaaaaataataggaaTACTCCAGTTGGAATAGACGTAAAATCTACAAAGAACTAGAAGCTAAGGAaattcttttagtttctttaagttttttttaatgaaatttaagaTATGTGTTGTAACATGAATTTCAATATTTTAGttcaatgtttttttcttttatcaatagTAATTTTTCAACTTTGATATTTGATTATAACTAAGAAATGAGGTTTTCATAATAGAACAAAGAAATAGATTAATAAAAAAggttaaattactttttttttgttttattgtttatttatgttattaaatttgattctgaagttttgaaaaaaaaaatacttatattgtcatatttttaaaagaattgatTTTTTGTATTGATAATACAactaactaaataaataatgacATCAAAAAATAACTAACCtaaaaatatagatttagatataattttattaagtgtaaaaaaaattatatgattaggtaaacattttattattaagtgtaaaaaagttatattgattttaaaaaaataataaaattacaaacaaaattcttataatatcaaataattatctaaactaattacatatttttaattatataaaataataatacaaaataaaatatgatcatTCTTCCACAATAAATCGGGAGAAAAATATGATGGATACAACTTCAATATAAAGTTTTGGCTTTCCAAGATAGAAATAGGACTAACCTGAATCTGAGTTCTAGAAACATCGGATAGACAAAAAAACACTTGTTTTGATATCATTATAACCCGTTATCTCCTTCAAACCAGGATCGACACAACATGTCTCATCACTTTTTGCCCACAAAGTTTGCATGATTGCAAGTTCACCAGTCTTGAATAACTAATAAAACTGGTTGTTTGCCCTATATATTGTTGTCTTGCTATCTTTCTGAAGGTTTTTCAGAGTATACTTTATTACTGCTGCTTCAACATAattcttttcatgtttttaGGTGTTCAACTGTGTAAGTTAAAATGAATGGTTTAATAAATATGGTGGTTATCGTACAAAATAAATGTTCATGgtacaaaataaataatcattgtaaaaaaaatatgatccTTTTCCCACAATCAATCGAAAGAAAAATATGATAGAGAATTTCAATATAAAGTTAGAGATAGGGTTGACTCCATATGCCTCTGCGTTCGAAAAACACTGGATAGACAAAAAAgtgcttgcttttcttgttgacaTAGAGGGATTTAAAAATGATAGGAATACACTCAGTTGGGATAAACGTAAAATTTACAAAGAAATCCAGAAGGTAAGGAAATTCTTTTTGTTTCTTCtagtttttttaagttttttaaatttctaaaagtttttttaaatttcttttaagtTTCTTTAATGAAATTTAAGGTATGTGTTGTATCATGAATTTCAATATTTTAGttcaatgtttttttcttttatcaatagTAATTTTTCAACTTGAtttcataattgattataaCTAAGAAATGAGGTTTTCATAATAGAACAAAGagattaattaataaaaaaggttaaattactttttgttttgttttattgtttattcatgttattaaatttgatcttgaagttttgaagaaaaatagttatatttttatattttttttttaaaaatgatttttcatTGATAATACAACTAGCTAAGTAAATAATGACATCAAAATATAACTAACCtaaaaatatagatttagatataattttattatgtgtaaaaaaatatatgattaggtaaacattttattatttagtgTAAAAAAGTTATactgatttttaaaataataaaattacaaacaaaattcttataatatcaaataattatctaaagtaattacatattttttattatataaaataataatacaaaataaataatcttcatacaaaataaaatatgatcatTCTTTCCCAATAAACCGGGAGAAAAATATGATGGATACAACTTTAATATAAAGTCTTGGCTTTCCAAGATAGAAATAGGACTATATGAATGAGTTTGAGAAATATCATATAGACAAAAAAACACTTGCTTTGATATAATTATAACCAGTTATCTCCTTCAAACCAAGATGGACACAACATGTCTCATCACTTTTTGCCCACAGAGTTTGCATCACTGCAAAGTCACAATGACTAATAGAACTGGTTGTTTGTCCTATATATTGTTGTCTTGATATCTTTCTGAAGGTTTTTCAGAGTATACCTTATTACTGATGCTTCAACATAATTCTTTTCATGTTTTCAGTTGTTCAATTgtgtaagttaaaattaatgGTTTAATCAATATGATTATCGtacaaaataaatgtttattgtacaaaataaatgatcattgtacaaaataaaatatgatcttTCTCCCACAA harbors:
- the LOC137821240 gene encoding uncharacterized protein, whose amino-acid sequence is MASSKGIACAGNSRIAANFGIRSRSGLAIQPPCSVAIARSTAKAGRISAEMATERASVTSVELPGKRKAGANDAVEGHERLDRWMKESVVDIVKNLREAPLLVQVYPKLGAAATTTEKRVLVEDWPAVKERWEKGESPMPEGVIFVEELEGDDAEEGSGERTTRAWGVVVQGKGVGCGPVCYLLKTCRVGSGPGNGMGVCSTHFCLVKVKDLRERVQSQLKNCWLLQSQWK